CTTTGCCCGAACAGTGGGCCGAAGACAGCCTGTTTGTGCAGCAGTTGCCGGTTACCGGCCGTTGGTGGCTCAATCTCGACGATACGTTGCTCGACTCCCTCATCACGGTGGCGTTTGCCAACAGTCCCGACCTGAAAACCCTCTTTTACAGGGTGCAGTCGGCACAGGCGGCTCTGCGTATGAAGCAGAGTGCCTACTATCCCTCGTTGCAGGCAAATTTCGGCTGGAACAAAAACCAGACCAGTGGCCGGGTGTCCGATGCGGGAACGCAGGCGCGCGAACAGTTTTTCTCGGGGGCCCTCACCACCTCTTGGGAGATAGACCTTTTCGGTTCCACGACTTTGCAGGTGCGTTCGCAGAAGGCTCAATATCGCATATCGATGGAGACCTACAACGCCGCATTGGTATCGTTGGCCGCGCAGGTGGCCTCGGCCTATGCCCAGTTGCGAGTATGGCAGCAACAGGAGGGGGTGGCCCGTCGGAATATCAGTTCACAGAAATCGATTCTCGAAATGACCGAGGTACGCTACCAAACGGGACTGGCTTCGCAACTCGATGTGGCACAAGCCCGTTCGGTCTATTTCAGCACCCTTGCCACCGTGCCTTCCATCGAAGCCGGGATAACCGTGCAAATCAATGTCCTGGCTTTGCTGGTCGGAACCCACCCTACGGCCTTGATTCCGGTACTGGAAAAAGAACGTCCCATTCCCGATTTCCGCACGATAGTCCCCGTGGGTGTCCCGGCCAACCTGTTGCGGCAACGTCCCGACATACGGGCTGCCGAGCAGTCGGTCGTGGCGTCCGCCGCATTGGTGGGCGCTTCCCGGTCCGACTATCTGCCCCGTTTGGTGTTGAACGGCTCGATAGGTTTTGCGGCGCGGAACATGAGCGAATTTTTCGACCACCGGAGCCTCACTTACTCCATTGCTCCCTCGCTCACATGGACCCTTTTCCAAGGACGCCAATACACCCAGGCCAGCCGGCAGGCGAGAGCCGAGTGGCAGGCCAGCATCGAGCAGTACAATCTGGCCGTGCTGACGGCGGTGCAGGAAGTCGACAACGCGATGGCCTATTACAAGGGAGCCGTCAAGCAGTTGGGGGTGCTCTACGATCTTGTGGAGCAGGGTAAAATCACCCTCACCCTTTCTCTCGACCTTTACAAGCGGGGCCTTTCTACGTTCCAGAATGTCCTCGATGCGCAACGCTCCTTGCTCGATTACCAGAACGGACTGGTGTCGGCGCAGGGGATAGCGCTCTCGGCGGTCATCGACCTTTACCGGGCTTTGGGCGGAGGTTGGGACAATACCTCGGAATAGTTGTGTTGAATGGCAATATAAATAAGAAGTGTGATGATGTTTCGGAGTTTATACATTTCCCTTTTGGCTGCGGCACTCTCCCTGCAAGCGTGTCGGGAGAAGCCGTCGGCTACTCCCGTGGCGGTGCCCGACATAACGGTGGCATATCCGCAGCAGCGTTCGGTTACTTTGTATAAGGAGTATCCCGGCTACATATCGGCCTGGAATGCGGTCGATGTCGTGGCGAGGGTGTCGGGCTATTTGTTGGAAAGCTATCCGGTATCGGGTGCTGTTGTAAACAAGGGCGACTTGCTCTATGTGATAGAGCCCACCCAATACGAAGATGCCGTGAAACAGGCCGAGGCGGGAGTCCTCGACGCTCGTGCCACACTCGATTATGCCCAGAACAATTACACCCGCATGAAGGAGGCGCGCAGCAGCAACGCCGTGAGTGAGATAGACCTGATACAGGCTCGCTCCAACATGCAGATAGCCGAGGCCGCGCTGTCGAATGCCGAGGCCGCATTGAACACGGCACGGACCAATCTGAGCTATTGTTATATACATGCGCCTTACTCCGGACATATCTCCCTGACGGCCTATTCCGAGGGCGGATACATTGCGGGGCAATCTTCTCCGGCTCGCATGTCGACCATCTATCAGGATTCGGCCGTGTATGCCTATTTCTCGATAGAAGACGCACTATATCTGAAAATCGTCGAGAACCTGCGCAAGACCCAGCCCACAGCCGCCGACCGCCGGGTGATGGTTTATACTCGGGAAAACGCCGAACCCTATTCGGGCACGGTCGATTATCTGGCGCCCAACATCAATCTCTCTACCGGGACGATTACGTTGCGCGCCGCGGTAAGAAACCCCCGCGGGGAATTGAAAGACGGCCTTTATGTAACTGTGCGCATCAAGTCCGATTATAAAGAAAATGCCCTTCTTGTCCCGAGCCTTTCCATCGGAACCGACCAACTCGGGAAGTACCTCTATGTTGTGGGTGCCGACGACAAGGTCAGGTATCGGCATATCGAAACCTCCGGCACGGTCGACGATACCCTGACCATCGTGGAAAATGGTTTGCGGCCCGACGAACGCTTCGTGACCCGGGCTTTGCTGAAAGTGCGTGAGGGCATGACCGTGCGTCCGGTGCTTGCACCGTAATTATAAATTGACAAGATATGTTTTCAAAATTCTTTATCGACCGTCCTGTTTTTGCTACGGTACTGGCACTCCTCATGGTGCTGGCCGGGATTGTGTCGCTCGAAGTCCTGCCCGTGGCGCAATTTCCCGATATCACTCCGCCCACGGTACAGGTGTCGGCGGTATATCCCGGTGCGAGTGCCGCGACGGTGGCCCAGTCGGTGGGAACGGTTATCGAGGAGCAGGTAAACGGGGTCGACGGCATGATATACATGAGCTCGACCTCCTCTTCATCGGGCAGCTACACCTTGACGGTCACGTTTGAGGTGGGTACCGACATCGACATGGCTACCGTCTTGGTGCAGAACCGGGTGGCGATAGCCGAAGGCAACTTGCCCGAAGCGGTGGTGGAACAGGGCATTACCACGCGCAAGCAATCGACCGACATCGTGTTGTTGCTGGCTCTTGAATCCGATTCGACGCTGTACGACGGGTTGTACCTCTCCAATTATGCGCAGCTCCACTTTACCGATGCGTTGTCGCGTCTGCCCGGTGTGGGCAGCGTGAAGGTGTTCGGTGCTGGGAGTTACAGCATGCGGGTATGGCTCAATCCCGAGCTGATGCGTATGCGCGGGGTTACGCCCTCCGATGTCTTTGCGGCCATACAGGCACAGAATGTCGAGGTCTCGGCCGGGACGGTCGGCAGTCAGCCGATCGACGAGCCGGTCGATTTCCAGTTCACCCTCACGGCACGAGGTCTGCTCACGACTGCCGAGGATTTTGGCAATTTGGTCATAAAGGTTTTGCCCGAAGGAAATTATCTGCGTCTGCGCGACATTGCCCGAATCGACCTCGGCAGCCAGACCTACAACGTCGCATCTACCCAAAACGGCCGGAAGTCGGCTTCGATGGCGGTGTATCAGTCGCCCGGTTCCAATGCGTTGAGTGTCTCCAAGCTTGTCAGGGAAGAGATGGACAAGTTGACCGGGAATCTGCCGGCCGGTGTGCATTATGAGGTGGTTCTCGACACGACCGATTATGTGTCGGCTTCGGTCGATGAGGTGTTGAAGACATTTGTCGAAACGACACTTTTGGTCATATTGGTCATTCTGCTGTTCCTGCAAAACGGTCGGGCTGTCATCATACCATCGCTCACCATACCCGTTTCTCTGGTAACAACCTTTGCGGTCATGCACCTGTTTGGTTTCTCCATCAACATGCTGACCCTCTTCGGGCTGGTGTTGGCCATTGCCATCGTGGTCGACGATGCCATCGTGGTGGTTGAGAATACGACCCGCCTGCTCGATACCGGAAGGTATTCGACCCGTGAGGCGGTTATCCGGGCCATGGGCGAGATTACCGGACCGGTCATCGGGGTCGTGCTGGTGCTGATGGCGGTGTTTATCCCCACGGCTTTTGTGGCCGGCGTTACCGGCGAGCTCTACAAGCAGTTTGCCCTTACCATTGCGGCCGCGACATTTTTCAGCGGGCTCAATTCGCTGACCCTCACGCCGGCTCTCTGCGCCCTCTTCCTGCGACCGTCGGCTCCGACCCGGAATTTGGTCTATCGGGCTTTTGACAAGGGGTATAATCGTCTCGTGTCGGTATATACGTCGCTCGCCTCATGGCTCATACGGCGTCCGGTGTCGACGGCCGTGCTGTTTCTCCTCTTCTCGACCGCTGCGTTGCTGCTCTTTTGGCGGTGGCCCACTTCGTTTATTCCCGAGGAGGACCAAGGTTATTTTGTGGTGTCGGTGCAGTTGCCTCCGGCATCGAGCCTCCAACGCACCGAAGCGGTTGCGGCTCGGGTGGGAGCGTTATTGTCCGACTATCCCGAAGTGGTTTATTATACGGCCATCAATGGCTTTTCCTTGATACAGGGTGGCGAAAACTCCAATACCTCCACCTTTTTTGTGATTTTACAGAATTGGAACTTGCGCAAAGGGAAAGGAAGAAGCGTGTTCGATATTATCGCCGACTTCAACCGTCGCGTGCAGTCGGTCGAAGAGGCGGTCGTCTATGCGGTGAACCCTCCCGCCATTCCGGGACTGGGGGTGAGCGGCGGTCTGGCCTTGGAGCTGCAAGATCGGAATAACTTGGGAACGAACGAACTCGAAAATGCGGTCGATGCCTTGTTGGCGGCTACCTCAGAAACTCCTCAACTGGCTTCAATGAACAGTGCTTTCCAGGGAAACTCTCCCCAGTATTTCCTCCATATCGACCGCGACAAGGCCAAGATGCAGGGCTTGAAGATCGATGACATTTTCACGACTCTTTCGCTCTATTTGGGTTCGGCATATGTCAATGACTTTGTCGATTTCGGACGTGTTTATCAGGTGAAAATCGGGGCTGCTGCCGATAGCCGCGCCCGCATCGACGATGTGTTGAGGCTGAGCGTGCGCAATGCCGCGGGCGATATGGTGCCCTTTTCGTCGTTTACCACGATAGAAGAACGGCTGGGTCTGTCGACCGTGTCGCGTTACAACATGTATTCGGCGGCGGCCATTACGGCGGTTACCGCACAAGGATACAGTTCGCAGCAGGGTATCGATGCCGTGGAACGGCTCATCGACCGTGTGCTGGGTGACAATTTCGGTTATGAATGGACGGGAACCACCTATCAGGAGACGCAGGCCGGCGCGTCGATAAGTCTCATTTTCTTGTTGGCCCTGCTGGTGGTGTGGCTGGTGCTCTCGGCGCAGTATGAGAGTTGGACCACTCCGGTGGCCGTCCTGCTGGGTCTCCCGTTTGCCCTTCTCGGCGTTGTTGCCGGTTGCTTCCTTATGGGGCTGTCGGTGAGCATATACACGCAGATAGGCGTTGTCCTTCTCATTGCCCTGTCGGCCAAGAATGCCATTCTCATCGTCGAGTTTGCCCGCGATTACAGGGCGCAGGGCGAGTCGATAGAGCAGGCTGCCATCGAGGCCGGCCGGGTGCGTCTGCGGCCTATCCTCATGACCTCGCTCGCTTTTGTGTTGGGCGTGATGCCCTTGATTTTTGCTTCCGGTGCCGGAGCCGCAAGCCGCATCGCCTTGGGAACGGCGGTCGTCTTCGGCATGGCGGTGAACATGATATTGGGTACGTTGTTTATTCCCTGTTTTTATTGCCTGATGCAGCGCCTCGAAGAGCGGCTGTTCCGGCCGAAAAAGCAACGGCCGCCCGAGAGGAATACCTTGCCACAAGTTTAAGGAAATGGTATTCTGCGGCCCTTCTTGTTGATGTTACCAAGAACAAGCGGGCCTGAGCATTGCGCTCAGGCCCGCTTGTGTGTCGAATGGCCGATGATTCTATTCGTTGTAAGAGGGCAGGGGCGAGTAGTCGCGCGAGTAGCGGAGCATCTGCTCGGCATATCCCTCGTTGTACGATACGGTGATGTCGGTAATGTTGCCCTCGTTGTCGTAGACGGGGGTGTAGACCGGATTGACAAAGCCTTTGTAGGGCTTGATGCCCAAGTGGGTGTAGCGGTCGAGCACTTCGGCGTGCAGTTCGGGGTCGACTTTTACGCCGTAGGTTTCGACGAGGTTTTTCCCGGCCTCGTAGTCTCCGGTCGATTTGATGCGTTGTACCTCGGCCAGCAGTTCGCCGATGAGTGTGCGCATCTTTTCGTAGTCATTCACCACGACGTAGGTCTTTCCGTCGCGTTTTTTCAGTTCGAGTACCTTGTCGTCGGCACCCTTCTCCATAATCCAGCGGGCAATGAGCTGGCGGTTGCGCATGTGCGATTCCTCGATGTTCTTACCGGGAACGATGCGGGTGAGCTGTGTCATCAGGCCGTTCATCATGTAGCGGTAATATTCGGCTTTGTAGGCTTCGGCATCGGGGAGAAGTCCCAATTCGATGAGTTTGGCATCGGCCAGGAAATAGAGCGCGAAGAGGTCGGCACGGGTCTCTTCGAGTGTCGAGCTGTATGAACGCATGGCTTCGGGATTGGTGCCCGGTAGGAGTTTGCCCGAGCCGTGTCCGAGGCATTCGTGCAGGTCGGTATGGAGGTTGTCGACCAGGAATCCGTATTTCTCGACCAGTTTTCGTTCGGTGTCGCTCCACATGAATTCCTGGTTGAAGCCATTGCCTTGGGCGGCCTTGTCGTAGGCCGATGTGATGTTTTCGATGGTTACCGATTTCGAGCCGTGGATATGTCTTATCCAGTCGGCGTTGGGCAGGTTCACGCCGATGGGGGTCGACGGGTAGCAGTCGCCGGCGAGAATGGCGGCGGTGATGACTTTGGCCGAGACGCCTTTTACCTCTTCTTTCTTGAATGCCGTGTCGGTGGGCGAGTTGTCTTCGAACCACTGTGCGTTGGCGCTGATGATTTCGGTGCGGTGCGAGGCTTCAAGGTCTTTGAAGTTGACAATCGACTCCCAGCTGCCTTTCAACCCGATGGGGTCGCCGTAGACTTCGATGAATCCGTTGACGAAGTCGATGCGCGAGTCGAGGTCGGTCACCCACTGAATCGAGTATTCGTCGAAGGTTTTGAGGTCGCCGGTGCGGTAATAGTCGATGAGCAGGTCGATGACTTGGCGTTGCTTGTCGTTCTCGGCCACGGTCGAGGCTTTTTCGAGCCAGTAGACGATTTTTTCGATGGCCGCGCCGTAGTGGCCGCCTACACGGTTCACCTCTTCATAGATTTTCCCGTTGCGTTTTACCAGGCGGCTGTTGAGCCCGAACGAGGGGGGCATGGTGTCGCCGGGGGTCTTCATGGCATCGTAGAAAGCCTCGGCTTCGGCTTGTGTCACGCCGTCGTAGTAGTTGCTGGCCGATGTGGCGATGAGGTCTTCGCCGGCGGTGAGGTTCACGCGCTTGGCGAGGGTGTCGGGGTTGAAGATGACCGGGCAGATGTTTGCCAACAGTTCATCGGTGGTTCCGCCCTCTTGGAGGGGCAGGCTCTCGGCCGGCAGGGCGCGCACGGCCTCTTCGAAGAAGCTCTGGCTGAACTCGGGCGTGAATTTGTCGGTCGAGTAGTGGTGGTGGATACCGTTGGCAAACCACACTTGTTTCAGGTATTTCTCCAATGCCTTGAAGTCGGCACTTTCTTTGTCGCCTGCGTATTGGGTGTAGACGGCTTCGAGGGTGCGGCGTATGGGCAGGTTCCATTTGCCGTTTTGGTCGAAGAGTATGTCGCGTCCTTGCAGGGCGGCTTCGGTGAGGTAGTAGACGAGTTCTTTTTGTTGGAGCGAGAGCTCTTCAAAGCCCGGTACCCGGTAGCGGAGTATTTCGAGGTCGGCAAACTGCTCGACCGAGTAGTTGAACGCTTCGGCGTTTGACCGGTCGTCGTTTTTATCGGCACAGGCCGAAAGGAGGGTGGCTGTTATCATAGCGCAAAAGATTTTTTTCATCGTTCGGTGGTATTGGGGGTGAAACGGTTATTCGACATAGAGAACCAGCCCTTTCAGGTATTCGCCTTCGGGGTGGTAGATGTTTACGGGGTGGTCGGCCGGTTGGGTAAGCTGGTGCAGAATGCGCACTTTGCGACGGGCTTGTGCGGCGGCGCTGAATACGGCCAGGCGGAAATCATTCTTGCTCACCACCTGCGAGCAGGAGAAAGTGAAGAGCAGTCCGCCCGGTTGTATCTTTTCGAGCGCCAGGGCGTTGAGCTTGCGGTAGCCCTGCAAGGCATTGTGCAGCACCTTTTTGTGCTTGGCAAAAGCCGGCGGGTCGAGCACGATGAGATTGTAGCGGTCGCCCATCTGTTCGAGAAATTTGAAAGCGTCTTCGGCAAAAGCCTTGTGCCGCTCGTCGCCGGGGAAATTGAGCTCGACGTTTTTATTGGTCAGGTCGATGGCTTTCGACGAACTGTCGACCGAGTGCACCAGTCGGGCTCCACCCCGCATGGCTGCGAAGGAGAAGCCTCCGGTGTAACAGAACATGTTGAGTACCGTGCGGTCGCGGGAGTAGCGTTCGAGCAGGGCGCGGTTTTCGCGTTGGTCGACGAAGAATCCCGTCTTTTGGCCTTTCAACCAGTCGACGTAGAATTTCAATCCCCGTTCGGTGGCGATGTTTCCGCAGTCGCTGCCCACGAGATATTCATTGGTGGGGTCGAGCTGGGCCTTGTAGGGAAGTGTGGCCTCGGACTTGTAGAAGACGCTCTGTATCGTGTCGCCCATGACCTCCTGTAAAGCCCGGGCCAGCAGGTGGC
The Candidatus Caccoplasma merdavium genome window above contains:
- a CDS encoding dihydrofolate reductase, producing MKKIFCAMITATLLSACADKNDDRSNAEAFNYSVEQFADLEILRYRVPGFEELSLQQKELVYYLTEAALQGRDILFDQNGKWNLPIRRTLEAVYTQYAGDKESADFKALEKYLKQVWFANGIHHHYSTDKFTPEFSQSFFEEAVRALPAESLPLQEGGTTDELLANICPVIFNPDTLAKRVNLTAGEDLIATSASNYYDGVTQAEAEAFYDAMKTPGDTMPPSFGLNSRLVKRNGKIYEEVNRVGGHYGAAIEKIVYWLEKASTVAENDKQRQVIDLLIDYYRTGDLKTFDEYSIQWVTDLDSRIDFVNGFIEVYGDPIGLKGSWESIVNFKDLEASHRTEIISANAQWFEDNSPTDTAFKKEEVKGVSAKVITAAILAGDCYPSTPIGVNLPNADWIRHIHGSKSVTIENITSAYDKAAQGNGFNQEFMWSDTERKLVEKYGFLVDNLHTDLHECLGHGSGKLLPGTNPEAMRSYSSTLEETRADLFALYFLADAKLIELGLLPDAEAYKAEYYRYMMNGLMTQLTRIVPGKNIEESHMRNRQLIARWIMEKGADDKVLELKKRDGKTYVVVNDYEKMRTLIGELLAEVQRIKSTGDYEAGKNLVETYGVKVDPELHAEVLDRYTHLGIKPYKGFVNPVYTPVYDNEGNITDITVSYNEGYAEQMLRYSRDYSPLPSYNE
- a CDS encoding class I SAM-dependent rRNA methyltransferase — protein: MKYVQVKLKPGKEESLQRFHPWVFSGAIQSMTAQPEEGDVVEVCDSRGEFIALGHYQIGSITVRILTFDREEIDLEFFKNRLRAAYDVRRSVGLIEEGYNNTYRLVHGEGDYLPGLIIDIYDKTAVLQAHSPGMHYARHLLARALQEVMGDTIQSVFYKSEATLPYKAQLDPTNEYLVGSDCGNIATERGLKFYVDWLKGQKTGFFVDQRENRALLERYSRDRTVLNMFCYTGGFSFAAMRGGARLVHSVDSSSKAIDLTNKNVELNFPGDERHKAFAEDAFKFLEQMGDRYNLIVLDPPAFAKHKKVLHNALQGYRKLNALALEKIQPGGLLFTFSCSQVVSKNDFRLAVFSAAAQARRKVRILHQLTQPADHPVNIYHPEGEYLKGLVLYVE
- a CDS encoding TolC family protein; the protein is MKKRSSLRFLFGVVAVVAGSLLSASAQHTAGEKHLSRPLPEQWAEDSLFVQQLPVTGRWWLNLDDTLLDSLITVAFANSPDLKTLFYRVQSAQAALRMKQSAYYPSLQANFGWNKNQTSGRVSDAGTQAREQFFSGALTTSWEIDLFGSTTLQVRSQKAQYRISMETYNAALVSLAAQVASAYAQLRVWQQQEGVARRNISSQKSILEMTEVRYQTGLASQLDVAQARSVYFSTLATVPSIEAGITVQINVLALLVGTHPTALIPVLEKERPIPDFRTIVPVGVPANLLRQRPDIRAAEQSVVASAALVGASRSDYLPRLVLNGSIGFAARNMSEFFDHRSLTYSIAPSLTWTLFQGRQYTQASRQARAEWQASIEQYNLAVLTAVQEVDNAMAYYKGAVKQLGVLYDLVEQGKITLTLSLDLYKRGLSTFQNVLDAQRSLLDYQNGLVSAQGIALSAVIDLYRALGGGWDNTSE
- a CDS encoding efflux RND transporter periplasmic adaptor subunit; this translates as MMFRSLYISLLAAALSLQACREKPSATPVAVPDITVAYPQQRSVTLYKEYPGYISAWNAVDVVARVSGYLLESYPVSGAVVNKGDLLYVIEPTQYEDAVKQAEAGVLDARATLDYAQNNYTRMKEARSSNAVSEIDLIQARSNMQIAEAALSNAEAALNTARTNLSYCYIHAPYSGHISLTAYSEGGYIAGQSSPARMSTIYQDSAVYAYFSIEDALYLKIVENLRKTQPTAADRRVMVYTRENAEPYSGTVDYLAPNINLSTGTITLRAAVRNPRGELKDGLYVTVRIKSDYKENALLVPSLSIGTDQLGKYLYVVGADDKVRYRHIETSGTVDDTLTIVENGLRPDERFVTRALLKVREGMTVRPVLAP
- a CDS encoding multidrug efflux RND transporter permease subunit → MFSKFFIDRPVFATVLALLMVLAGIVSLEVLPVAQFPDITPPTVQVSAVYPGASAATVAQSVGTVIEEQVNGVDGMIYMSSTSSSSGSYTLTVTFEVGTDIDMATVLVQNRVAIAEGNLPEAVVEQGITTRKQSTDIVLLLALESDSTLYDGLYLSNYAQLHFTDALSRLPGVGSVKVFGAGSYSMRVWLNPELMRMRGVTPSDVFAAIQAQNVEVSAGTVGSQPIDEPVDFQFTLTARGLLTTAEDFGNLVIKVLPEGNYLRLRDIARIDLGSQTYNVASTQNGRKSASMAVYQSPGSNALSVSKLVREEMDKLTGNLPAGVHYEVVLDTTDYVSASVDEVLKTFVETTLLVILVILLFLQNGRAVIIPSLTIPVSLVTTFAVMHLFGFSINMLTLFGLVLAIAIVVDDAIVVVENTTRLLDTGRYSTREAVIRAMGEITGPVIGVVLVLMAVFIPTAFVAGVTGELYKQFALTIAAATFFSGLNSLTLTPALCALFLRPSAPTRNLVYRAFDKGYNRLVSVYTSLASWLIRRPVSTAVLFLLFSTAALLLFWRWPTSFIPEEDQGYFVVSVQLPPASSLQRTEAVAARVGALLSDYPEVVYYTAINGFSLIQGGENSNTSTFFVILQNWNLRKGKGRSVFDIIADFNRRVQSVEEAVVYAVNPPAIPGLGVSGGLALELQDRNNLGTNELENAVDALLAATSETPQLASMNSAFQGNSPQYFLHIDRDKAKMQGLKIDDIFTTLSLYLGSAYVNDFVDFGRVYQVKIGAAADSRARIDDVLRLSVRNAAGDMVPFSSFTTIEERLGLSTVSRYNMYSAAAITAVTAQGYSSQQGIDAVERLIDRVLGDNFGYEWTGTTYQETQAGASISLIFLLALLVVWLVLSAQYESWTTPVAVLLGLPFALLGVVAGCFLMGLSVSIYTQIGVVLLIALSAKNAILIVEFARDYRAQGESIEQAAIEAGRVRLRPILMTSLAFVLGVMPLIFASGAGAASRIALGTAVVFGMAVNMILGTLFIPCFYCLMQRLEERLFRPKKQRPPERNTLPQV